From Micromonospora nigra, one genomic window encodes:
- a CDS encoding ArsR/SmtB family transcription factor — translation MSKQGAPSVRIDLTADTPCCPPLAERRVPAETAAVLAPAFKALGDPVRLRLMSMIASAEGGEACVCDLTPAFDLTGPTISHHLRTLREAGLVDAERRGTWVYYRARPAILRQLAALLTVAPTGGE, via the coding sequence ATGTCGAAACAAGGCGCGCCGTCCGTCCGGATCGACCTGACGGCCGACACGCCGTGCTGTCCGCCCCTGGCGGAGCGCCGCGTACCGGCCGAGACCGCAGCGGTGCTCGCGCCGGCGTTCAAGGCGCTCGGCGACCCGGTGCGACTGCGGCTGATGTCGATGATCGCCTCCGCCGAGGGCGGCGAGGCGTGCGTCTGCGACCTGACCCCCGCGTTCGACCTGACCGGGCCGACCATCTCGCACCACCTCCGCACGCTGCGCGAGGCCGGCCTGGTCGACGCCGAACGACGCGGGACGTGGGTGTACTACCGGGCCCGCCCGGCGATCCTGCGTCAGCTCGCCGCTCTGCTCACCGTCGCCCCGACCGGGGGCGAGTGA
- a CDS encoding GNAT family N-acetyltransferase, whose protein sequence is MADLTVRPMTADDAGRVLAIYQAGLDGGDASFATTAPTWAAFDADKLPGHRFVVVDGDATVVGWIAASPTSTRAVYAGVVEHSVYVDPAARGRGAARLLLDALIAATEAAGIWTIQSGVFPENTASLALHERAGFRVIGVRERVGRHHGRWRDVVLLERRSPVID, encoded by the coding sequence ATGGCCGATCTCACCGTCCGCCCCATGACGGCCGACGACGCCGGGCGGGTACTGGCGATCTACCAGGCCGGCCTCGACGGCGGCGATGCCAGCTTCGCGACCACCGCGCCGACCTGGGCGGCATTCGACGCCGACAAGCTTCCCGGGCACCGGTTCGTCGTGGTCGACGGTGACGCCACCGTCGTCGGGTGGATCGCCGCCTCGCCGACCTCGACCCGCGCGGTCTACGCCGGCGTGGTGGAGCACTCCGTCTACGTCGACCCCGCCGCCCGGGGGCGCGGCGCCGCCCGACTGCTGCTCGACGCGCTGATCGCCGCCACCGAGGCGGCCGGCATCTGGACCATCCAGTCGGGCGTCTTTCCCGAGAACACCGCCAGCCTGGCCCTGCACGAGCGGGCCGGGTTCCGGGTGATCGGCGTCCGCGAACGGGTGGGCCGACACCACGGGCGATGGCGCGACGTCGTGCTGCTGGAACGCCGCAGCCCGGTGATCGACTGA
- a CDS encoding FAD-dependent oxidoreductase, with protein sequence MNPMDALPVVVIGAGPVGLAAAAHLHERNLPFTVLEAGATPASAVRQWGHVRVFSPWRYDIDPAARRLLDDAGWVAPDPEALPTGTELATRYLQPLAELPQLKPHLRCGARVEAISRLGLDRLRSAGRESTPFLVRLADGEEILARAVIDASGTWRTPNVLGASGLPARGETAAAAYLEHALPDVLGADRDRFAGRHTLVVGAGHSAANTLLSLAELAADEPGTQVTWAIRGTSPTRTYGGGDADALPARGALGSRLRAHVDAGRIRLLTGFSVYALTPADGRVTVVVRHANHGEEAVSVDRVVAATGFRPDHSVAAELRLDLDPVMGATRALAPLIDPNEHSCGTVPPHGVDELAHPEVGYYAVGMKSYGRAPTFLMATGYEQVRSVVAALAGDWEAARDVQLDLPETGVCNSNPDDSATGDNCCGPAPTAEPVGRGLATGIGGGLLSAPLELVAADASTGGAGGCCGA encoded by the coding sequence ATGAATCCCATGGACGCCCTGCCCGTCGTGGTGATCGGTGCCGGTCCGGTGGGTCTGGCCGCCGCCGCGCACCTGCACGAGCGCAACCTGCCCTTCACCGTGCTCGAAGCTGGGGCCACCCCCGCTTCGGCGGTACGGCAGTGGGGCCACGTACGGGTGTTCTCCCCGTGGCGCTACGACATCGACCCCGCAGCCCGCCGGCTCCTCGACGACGCCGGCTGGGTCGCGCCCGACCCGGAGGCCCTGCCCACCGGCACCGAACTGGCCACCAGGTACCTCCAGCCCCTCGCGGAGCTACCGCAGCTCAAGCCCCACCTGCGCTGTGGTGCCCGGGTCGAGGCGATCTCCCGCCTCGGGCTGGACCGGCTCCGCAGCGCCGGCCGGGAGAGCACGCCGTTCCTCGTTCGTCTCGCCGACGGCGAGGAGATCCTGGCCAGGGCGGTCATCGACGCCTCCGGCACGTGGCGCACCCCGAACGTGCTGGGCGCCTCCGGCCTGCCCGCCCGGGGTGAGACCGCAGCCGCCGCGTACCTGGAGCACGCCCTGCCGGACGTGCTCGGCGCCGACCGGGACCGGTTCGCCGGGCGGCACACCCTCGTCGTCGGTGCGGGCCACTCGGCCGCCAACACGCTGCTCTCCCTCGCGGAACTGGCCGCCGACGAGCCGGGAACCCAGGTCACCTGGGCGATCCGGGGCACCTCGCCGACACGTACCTACGGCGGCGGTGACGCCGACGCCCTCCCGGCGCGTGGTGCTCTCGGTTCCCGGCTGCGGGCCCACGTCGACGCCGGCCGGATCCGGCTGCTCACCGGCTTCTCCGTGTACGCCCTCACTCCCGCCGACGGCCGGGTGACCGTGGTCGTCCGGCACGCCAACCATGGCGAGGAGGCGGTCAGTGTCGACCGCGTCGTCGCGGCCACCGGATTCCGGCCCGACCACTCCGTCGCCGCCGAGCTGCGTCTCGACCTCGACCCCGTCATGGGTGCCACCCGCGCCCTCGCGCCACTGATCGATCCCAACGAGCACTCCTGTGGCACCGTTCCCCCGCACGGGGTCGACGAACTGGCCCACCCGGAGGTCGGCTACTACGCCGTCGGCATGAAGAGCTACGGCCGGGCGCCCACCTTCCTCATGGCCACCGGCTACGAGCAGGTCCGCTCCGTCGTCGCCGCCCTCGCCGGGGACTGGGAGGCCGCCCGCGACGTCCAGCTCGACCTGCCCGAGACCGGCGTCTGCAACAGCAACCCCGACGACTCCGCCACCGGGGACAACTGCTGCGGCCCGGCCCCGACCGCCGAGCCGGTCGGCCGTGGGCTGGCCACCGGCATCGGCGGCGGCCTGCTGTCGGCACCGTTGGAACTGGTCGCTGCCGACGCCTCCACCGGCGGGGCCGGAGGTTGCTGCGGCGCCTGA
- a CDS encoding LapA family protein, whose translation MVRSGSARSTDARSGPEINGRPRPAPRARSGDSLIAFAASALVLLLLLIFILQNGQRTDVHFFGAHGQLPMGVALLLAAVFGVLLVTVHVTLRRIFALRSSTSRHRTPADPTRPGPAATPTGPAASRTGPEAGMPEARS comes from the coding sequence ATGGTCAGATCCGGCTCTGCCCGCTCCACCGACGCACGGTCCGGCCCCGAGATCAACGGGAGGCCCCGCCCGGCACCGCGGGCCCGCTCCGGGGATTCGCTGATCGCGTTCGCGGCATCCGCCCTGGTGTTGCTGCTGCTCCTGATCTTCATCCTGCAGAACGGCCAACGTACGGACGTGCACTTCTTCGGCGCACACGGGCAACTGCCGATGGGCGTCGCGCTGCTGCTCGCCGCAGTGTTCGGCGTGCTGCTGGTGACCGTGCACGTGACCCTGCGGCGCATCTTCGCACTGCGGTCGTCGACCAGTCGGCACCGCACCCCCGCCGATCCCACCCGGCCCGGCCCGGCCGCCACCCCCACCGGTCCGGCCGCCAGCCGAACCGGGCCGGAGGCCGGGATGCCGGAGGCGCGGTCATGA
- a CDS encoding DUF5994 family protein, translated as MMRSAEDRMTWVCTPEPPAARLRLTDPPSHRAMLDGGWWPTSRDPVRELCSLVTALTARRSGVIERIMLHRAAWDRHPCRIGVAGTVVRVGWFTTLGPELAIITGRRELRIDLAVIAPDATFAAATAAMVAASRTANTVRAADLLRIPPGPRPRPPVGPGDDVTGGESEGGHPQHDPHPTAPVPA; from the coding sequence ATGATGCGCTCTGCCGAGGACCGCATGACCTGGGTGTGCACCCCGGAGCCGCCGGCGGCACGCCTGCGGCTGACCGACCCGCCCTCCCACCGTGCGATGCTCGATGGTGGCTGGTGGCCCACCTCCCGTGACCCCGTGCGCGAACTGTGCAGTCTGGTCACCGCGCTGACCGCCCGACGCTCAGGCGTGATCGAACGGATCATGCTGCATCGGGCGGCCTGGGACAGGCATCCGTGCCGGATCGGCGTCGCCGGCACGGTGGTGCGGGTGGGCTGGTTCACCACCCTCGGGCCCGAGTTGGCGATCATCACCGGCCGGCGGGAGTTGCGGATCGACCTGGCCGTGATAGCGCCCGACGCCACGTTCGCCGCGGCGACGGCGGCCATGGTCGCGGCCTCGCGCACCGCCAACACGGTCCGCGCCGCCGACCTTCTCCGTATCCCGCCCGGCCCGCGCCCCCGGCCGCCGGTGGGGCCTGGCGACGACGTCACCGGCGGGGAGAGCGAGGGCGGCCACCCGCAGCATGATCCACACCCCACAGCGCCGGTCCCGGCCTGA
- a CDS encoding acyl-CoA desaturase, with translation MVSDTSLGADRQRGSDYADLSRQVRAAGLLDRRRGYYAVRIGLVVGAYAGLWILFVRLGESWWQLGVAVALAVVLAQAGFLGHDAGHRQVARSRRANDLIGTVLGNLLTGISYGWWVDKHNRHHANPNTEGKDPDITVEPLAFTVDQARSRRGLGALVVRHQAYLFFPLLLLEGLHLHANSVKALFGTRRRVRRPVEAGLLALHLGGYLAAVFLVLTPAQAVAFIVVNQGLFGLYLGCSFAPNHKGMPILDADDTVDYLRRQVLTSRNVRGGRLIDALLGGLNYQIEHHLFPSMPCPNLRRARPLVRRYCAEHGIDYHETTLIRSFAETLRHLRDIGAGEPRTDPGSPVPHRPGSAR, from the coding sequence ATCGTGAGCGACACCAGTCTTGGCGCAGACCGTCAACGGGGCAGTGACTACGCCGACCTGTCCCGGCAGGTCCGGGCAGCGGGCCTCCTCGACCGCCGGCGAGGCTACTACGCGGTACGCATCGGCCTCGTCGTCGGAGCCTACGCCGGACTGTGGATCCTGTTCGTCCGGCTGGGCGAATCATGGTGGCAGCTCGGCGTCGCCGTGGCCCTGGCGGTCGTACTCGCGCAGGCCGGGTTCCTCGGCCACGACGCCGGACACCGGCAGGTCGCCCGCTCGCGCCGGGCGAACGACCTGATCGGCACCGTGCTCGGCAACCTGCTGACCGGGATCAGCTATGGCTGGTGGGTGGACAAGCACAACCGGCACCACGCCAACCCGAACACCGAGGGCAAGGACCCCGACATCACCGTGGAACCCCTGGCCTTCACCGTCGACCAGGCACGCAGCCGGCGTGGCCTCGGCGCGCTGGTCGTACGTCACCAGGCGTACCTGTTCTTCCCGCTGCTCCTGCTGGAAGGCCTGCACCTGCACGCCAACAGCGTGAAAGCGCTCTTCGGTACGCGCCGTCGCGTGCGCCGCCCCGTCGAAGCGGGACTGCTGGCCCTGCACCTGGGCGGCTACCTCGCCGCCGTGTTCCTGGTCCTGACCCCCGCGCAGGCGGTCGCGTTCATCGTCGTGAACCAGGGCCTGTTCGGCCTCTACCTCGGCTGCTCCTTCGCTCCCAACCACAAGGGGATGCCCATCCTCGACGCGGACGACACCGTCGACTACCTGCGACGGCAGGTCCTCACCTCCCGCAACGTGCGGGGCGGGCGACTGATCGACGCGCTGCTCGGCGGCCTGAACTACCAGATCGAACACCACCTGTTCCCGAGCATGCCGTGCCCCAACCTGCGCCGGGCGCGCCCACTCGTCCGGCGGTACTGCGCCGAGCACGGCATCGACTACCACGAGACGACGCTGATCCGCTCCTTCGCCGAGACGCTGCGCCACCTGCGCGACATCGGCGCCGGCGAGCCGCGCACGGACCCCGGATCGCCAGTTCCACACCGGCCCGGGTCCGCCCGCTGA
- a CDS encoding D-glucuronyl C5-epimerase family protein, translating into MRAPGPRAWLSLVAVLIAGAVLPVRAAPVEAAQGQHEALPTFARAGFRPHPMSDAALPYNDTPLAPRVDPHPHDEQGVRLFRYNGVTYDHPVAQAQWGLSNLRTYLANRDALFLNRALAQAQRNLDRKVESRGAWWYPYAFDFPRCAQMPGIRATWYSAMAQGQLLSLFSRLHAVTGDHKWRTAADRTFQSLLLPPTPGLPWVSWVDYLGYLWLEEYPVTPGVTGERVLNGLVFALYGVYDYWRVTADPRAVAIFDGAATTVRRYAAVSFRAPQWISRYSIGCLHSNADYHPIHIRQLLETYEMSQAPVFAGLADLFREDYPAPAVSGTVVFSAGTHVGYRFTPGGSIVGLRTLTLSRQSNAHSDQRIRIRGRGIHYRVTNGPLAGFLVPEEPGRRELLGAVEQHTYTPARTLGFAPGTYVGHRYDSAWAVSETRTFTFPRASAAPFGASAWVNGRLSYQITAGVYAGFWLPAVDGLTPAP; encoded by the coding sequence ATGCGAGCACCTGGACCGAGAGCCTGGTTGTCGCTGGTCGCCGTGCTGATCGCCGGCGCGGTGCTACCCGTTCGGGCGGCCCCGGTGGAGGCGGCACAGGGCCAGCACGAGGCGCTGCCGACCTTCGCGCGGGCCGGCTTTCGTCCGCATCCCATGTCCGATGCCGCGCTGCCGTACAACGACACGCCGCTCGCGCCCCGCGTGGATCCCCACCCGCACGACGAACAGGGCGTCCGGCTGTTCCGGTACAACGGCGTCACCTACGACCACCCCGTCGCCCAGGCACAGTGGGGCCTGAGCAACCTGCGCACCTACCTGGCCAACCGCGATGCCCTCTTCCTGAACCGGGCCCTCGCCCAGGCGCAGCGCAACCTCGACCGCAAGGTCGAGTCACGGGGCGCCTGGTGGTATCCGTACGCCTTCGACTTCCCCCGGTGCGCGCAGATGCCCGGGATCCGTGCGACGTGGTACAGCGCGATGGCCCAGGGCCAACTGCTGAGCCTGTTCTCCCGGCTGCACGCCGTCACCGGCGACCACAAGTGGCGCACGGCGGCGGACAGGACGTTCCAGAGCCTGCTGCTGCCGCCGACGCCGGGACTGCCCTGGGTGAGCTGGGTGGACTACCTGGGCTACCTGTGGTTGGAGGAGTACCCGGTGACGCCGGGGGTCACCGGGGAGCGGGTCCTCAACGGCCTGGTCTTCGCCCTGTACGGCGTCTACGACTACTGGCGGGTCACCGCGGACCCACGGGCGGTCGCGATCTTCGACGGGGCCGCCACGACGGTACGCCGCTACGCGGCCGTGTCCTTCCGCGCCCCGCAGTGGATCAGCCGCTACTCGATCGGCTGTCTCCACAGCAACGCCGACTACCACCCGATCCACATCCGCCAGTTGCTCGAAACGTACGAGATGAGCCAGGCGCCGGTGTTCGCCGGCCTGGCCGACCTCTTCCGGGAGGACTACCCGGCGCCGGCGGTGTCCGGCACCGTCGTGTTCTCGGCCGGCACCCATGTCGGCTACCGGTTCACCCCCGGGGGCAGCATCGTCGGGCTGCGGACGCTGACCCTGTCCCGGCAGTCCAACGCCCACAGCGACCAACGCATCCGCATCCGCGGGCGAGGCATTCACTACCGCGTGACCAACGGGCCCCTGGCCGGGTTCCTCGTGCCGGAGGAACCCGGAAGGCGGGAGCTGCTGGGCGCGGTGGAGCAACACACCTACACCCCTGCGCGGACGTTGGGGTTCGCTCCGGGCACGTACGTCGGGCACCGGTACGACTCGGCCTGGGCGGTCAGCGAGACCAGGACGTTCACCTTCCCCCGGGCTTCCGCCGCCCCGTTCGGCGCGAGTGCCTGGGTGAACGGGCGGCTCAGCTACCAGATCACCGCGGGGGTGTACGCCGGGTTCTGGCTACCGGCGGTCGACGGGCTGACCCCGGCGCCGTGA
- a CDS encoding ATP-grasp domain-containing protein: MPEGGTLIRVDDVTNVEDLLAALHREGLADRRFDAIQTTWEFAVVTAAALGAVLGCRVIEPATALRMRDKSLQKARLRAAGVPVARSVVVPDIFDVSDVPWEFERAVLKPIAGGGTTSTSVVGDRKDLEKVSRERREERETSRTFLLEEFVPGDEWMAEGVVFDGEVLFFGLGVYSEPCLDAITGQRPISLRRLDTVQEAEAYQRAEPVVRDSIAALGLRDGVFHMELFHDPATGRVVFSECAARRGGAMTQEQVHAKFNVDLAEAALLCALGRQPKLDVRLHPKVVGCAGLYGPAGVVIDYPTADELLQQPDVAFAQMWVPPGANLNTRFSASADMLGAVLLVTETVKDFDERVPQVREWFQDRLVVAEPNLTSGQRWAWQGRRSPERMHRDWLYEGA; encoded by the coding sequence ATGCCCGAGGGGGGCACCCTCATTCGGGTCGACGACGTGACCAACGTCGAGGATCTGCTCGCCGCGTTGCACCGCGAGGGCCTGGCCGACCGGCGGTTCGACGCCATCCAGACCACCTGGGAGTTCGCGGTGGTGACCGCTGCCGCGCTCGGCGCCGTCCTCGGCTGCCGGGTCATCGAACCGGCCACGGCGTTGCGGATGCGCGACAAGTCCCTGCAGAAGGCCCGGCTACGGGCGGCGGGCGTGCCGGTGGCCCGGTCGGTCGTCGTGCCGGACATCTTCGACGTCAGCGACGTGCCCTGGGAGTTCGAACGCGCGGTCCTGAAGCCGATCGCCGGCGGCGGCACCACGTCCACCAGCGTGGTGGGCGACCGGAAGGATCTGGAGAAGGTCAGCCGGGAGCGCCGCGAGGAGCGGGAGACCAGCCGAACCTTCCTGCTGGAGGAGTTCGTCCCCGGTGACGAGTGGATGGCCGAGGGTGTGGTCTTCGACGGTGAGGTGCTGTTCTTCGGCCTCGGTGTCTACAGCGAGCCGTGCCTGGACGCGATCACCGGCCAGCGGCCCATCTCGCTACGGCGGCTGGACACCGTCCAGGAAGCCGAGGCGTACCAGCGCGCCGAGCCGGTCGTACGGGATTCGATCGCCGCCCTCGGGCTGCGGGACGGCGTGTTCCACATGGAGCTGTTCCACGACCCGGCGACCGGGAGGGTGGTCTTCAGCGAGTGCGCCGCGCGTCGCGGTGGCGCGATGACCCAGGAACAGGTGCACGCCAAGTTCAACGTGGACCTCGCCGAGGCGGCCCTGCTCTGCGCGCTCGGGCGACAGCCGAAGCTGGATGTCAGGCTGCACCCGAAGGTGGTCGGCTGCGCCGGCCTCTACGGCCCGGCCGGTGTCGTCATCGACTATCCGACCGCGGACGAACTGCTGCAACAGCCCGACGTGGCGTTCGCGCAGATGTGGGTTCCGCCGGGAGCGAACCTGAACACGCGCTTCTCGGCCTCGGCGGACATGCTCGGTGCGGTGCTCCTCGTCACCGAGACCGTCAAGGACTTCGACGAGCGGGTGCCGCAGGTGCGCGAGTGGTTCCAGGACCGGCTGGTGGTGGCGGAGCCGAACCTGACCTCCGGGCAGCGGTGGGCGTGGCAGGGCAGGCGCTCGCCGGAGCGTATGCACCGGGACTGGCTCTACGAGGGGGCATGA
- a CDS encoding MFS transporter produces MSNLADQAPPPVQPAGEGPGPRPVRSLRERVRAVLAGALPPRGPQRLLAGSVFSVTVGGGLLLGSSTLYLTRTIGMSAGQVGAGLTIGAVVGLAAGPLAGHIADRRGPREVHIATMLCGAVATAGFVVVRSVWALALVSLLTTLVGVAAVASRAPLIRAVAGDRTTWYLSYQRAISNAGVMLGVLIATIGIQLDSGPVYVTLILLSAVTFVVSTAVLFRLPHVRPLAVEPTQHRWVAFTDRPYLTIALVNGALSVHLAIPTFALPLWIANETSVPRAAITGFMLLNGVLIVALQVRVSRGVVDPGAAGRRMRWAGVALLLSLALIGAMASLPTWIALLALCAATVVYTFGELWHAAASFELAFGLAVPHAQGQYAGAFGLGQGAANAAAPAILAVFCLNYGLPGWVALGGLLMGLGLLTPLVVRWAQHNRLAVSPA; encoded by the coding sequence ATGAGCAACCTGGCGGACCAGGCGCCGCCTCCCGTGCAGCCGGCCGGTGAGGGCCCCGGGCCACGGCCGGTACGGTCGCTCCGCGAACGCGTACGCGCCGTTCTCGCCGGTGCGCTGCCGCCGCGGGGTCCGCAGCGGTTGCTGGCGGGATCGGTGTTCTCGGTGACGGTCGGTGGCGGGTTGCTGCTGGGCAGCAGCACCCTCTACCTGACCCGCACCATCGGCATGTCGGCGGGCCAGGTCGGCGCGGGGCTGACGATCGGTGCCGTGGTCGGGTTGGCGGCCGGCCCCCTGGCCGGGCACATCGCCGATCGCCGGGGGCCCCGCGAGGTGCACATCGCCACCATGCTCTGCGGGGCGGTGGCGACCGCCGGCTTCGTCGTCGTCCGCTCGGTCTGGGCGTTGGCGCTGGTGTCGCTGTTGACCACGTTGGTGGGTGTCGCGGCGGTCGCCAGCCGCGCCCCACTCATCCGGGCCGTGGCCGGTGATCGCACCACCTGGTACCTGTCCTACCAGCGGGCGATCTCGAACGCGGGGGTCATGCTGGGTGTCCTGATCGCCACGATCGGTATCCAGCTCGACTCCGGGCCGGTCTACGTCACCCTGATCCTGCTCAGTGCCGTGACCTTCGTCGTGTCCACCGCCGTGCTGTTCCGGCTGCCGCACGTCCGGCCGCTGGCCGTCGAGCCCACCCAGCATCGCTGGGTGGCGTTCACCGACCGCCCGTACCTGACGATCGCGCTGGTCAACGGCGCACTGTCGGTGCATCTCGCCATCCCCACCTTCGCGCTGCCGCTGTGGATCGCCAACGAGACGTCGGTGCCGCGCGCGGCGATCACCGGATTCATGCTGCTCAACGGCGTGTTGATCGTCGCCCTCCAGGTGCGGGTCAGCCGGGGCGTCGTCGATCCCGGGGCGGCCGGTCGACGGATGCGGTGGGCCGGTGTCGCCCTGTTGCTGTCCCTCGCGCTCATCGGCGCCATGGCGAGCCTGCCCACCTGGATCGCGCTTCTGGCCCTGTGCGCCGCCACCGTGGTGTACACCTTCGGTGAACTGTGGCACGCCGCCGCCTCGTTCGAACTGGCGTTCGGGCTGGCGGTGCCGCACGCACAGGGGCAGTACGCGGGAGCTTTCGGCCTCGGCCAGGGCGCGGCGAACGCCGCTGCCCCCGCGATCCTGGCAGTCTTCTGTCTCAACTACGGGCTGCCGGGCTGGGTGGCGCTCGGCGGGCTGCTGATGGGGCTCGGTCTGTTGACTCCGCTCGTGGTGCGGTGGGCTCAGCACAACCGGCTCGCGGTCAGCCCGGCGTAG
- a CDS encoding YbaK/EbsC family protein: MNSEDMFHRLTTLLKERGVEYQVIAHEPEGVTETVSRLRGHDPRQAAKCIIVLVKVGKKTKRYVAAVIPGDRRVCFDKVKALYDGTYAGFASREVAESLAGTPVGTIPPFSFDERMELLVDPELLQFPEVFFNAARFDRTIALATGDYLATAKPRVESITQVAESGLSPAPVNREPAG, encoded by the coding sequence ATGAACTCCGAGGACATGTTCCATCGGCTGACCACGTTGCTCAAGGAACGGGGTGTCGAATACCAGGTCATCGCGCATGAGCCGGAGGGGGTCACCGAAACGGTGAGCCGCCTGCGTGGACACGACCCCCGGCAGGCCGCCAAGTGCATCATCGTGCTGGTCAAGGTGGGCAAGAAGACCAAGCGTTACGTCGCCGCGGTCATTCCCGGCGACCGACGGGTCTGTTTCGACAAGGTGAAGGCCCTGTACGACGGCACGTACGCCGGCTTCGCGTCGCGGGAGGTGGCCGAGAGCCTCGCCGGAACGCCGGTCGGGACCATCCCGCCGTTCTCGTTCGACGAGCGCATGGAGCTTCTCGTCGATCCGGAGCTGCTCCAGTTTCCGGAGGTGTTCTTCAACGCGGCGCGGTTCGACCGCACCATCGCGCTGGCCACCGGGGACTATCTCGCCACGGCGAAGCCCCGCGTCGAGTCGATCACGCAGGTGGCGGAGTCCGGGCTCTCCCCGGCGCCGGTCAACCGCGAACCGGCCGGGTAG
- a CDS encoding inositol monophosphatase family protein, with translation MIDTFTLEQVRFAQRLADESRRLLGAAAAGPTSVDVKNDNTFVTEVDRAIEARLRELIERSRPGHGVMGEEYGSHGLDADVVWILDPVDGTAPFVAGIPVFGTLIAASRFGKPWIGILDFPATGDRWVGVHGHFAERNGVAVRTRRCPDLRAALATCSNPDFFQPAEYAALARIRQQVRYTLYGASSYAYGALASGRTDLAVDSGLKTYDVFAPAAVISGAGGVVSQWSGAELGLETDGRIVAAGDPELHRAALELLSPGMGLRREPELAGHEAGARR, from the coding sequence ATGATTGACACGTTCACCCTGGAACAAGTGCGCTTCGCGCAACGACTCGCAGACGAGAGCCGTCGGCTGCTCGGGGCGGCGGCAGCCGGACCGACCAGTGTCGACGTCAAGAACGACAACACCTTCGTGACCGAGGTGGATCGGGCCATCGAAGCGCGACTACGGGAACTCATCGAGAGGAGTCGCCCGGGCCACGGGGTCATGGGAGAGGAGTACGGTTCGCACGGCCTGGACGCGGACGTCGTCTGGATCCTGGACCCGGTCGACGGCACCGCACCCTTCGTCGCCGGCATCCCGGTGTTCGGGACACTGATCGCCGCCAGCCGGTTCGGCAAGCCGTGGATCGGGATCCTCGACTTCCCGGCGACCGGTGACCGCTGGGTGGGCGTGCACGGCCACTTCGCGGAACGCAACGGTGTCGCCGTCCGCACCCGGCGCTGCCCCGACCTGCGCGCCGCCCTGGCGACGTGCTCGAATCCCGACTTCTTCCAGCCCGCCGAGTACGCGGCCCTGGCCCGGATCCGGCAGCAGGTTCGGTACACGCTGTACGGTGCCAGTTCCTACGCCTACGGAGCGCTGGCGAGCGGCCGGACCGACCTCGCCGTCGACAGCGGCCTGAAGACGTACGACGTCTTCGCACCCGCCGCGGTGATCAGTGGAGCGGGCGGCGTGGTCAGTCAGTGGTCCGGCGCCGAACTCGGTCTGGAGACCGACGGACGGATCGTCGCCGCCGGTGACCCGGAGCTGCACCGCGCCGCGCTCGAACTGCTCTCCCCCGGGATGGGCCTGCGTCGCGAGCCCGAGCTGGCCGGGCACGAAGCCGGTGCGCGGCGCTGA
- a CDS encoding SDR family NAD(P)-dependent oxidoreductase, protein MEAFLSVLFSLRGRTAVVTGGSSGIGRSIADSLCRAGARVVLVARRAAPLREAVTALHGAGGTADWISGDLGDRAGTHRVVDILLERHGTPDILVNAAGINLRPHLDQLTEQDWDRTMRLNLDAPFVLGQRLGPAMAANGWGRIIHIASQQSIRAFGDSGAYGVSKAALAGLTRSQAEAWSHRGVCVNAIAPGFVPTPLTEAVFSDPARAEAMARRTMIGRNSQPEDLAGIAVFLASDASAYVTGQTLFVDGGLSST, encoded by the coding sequence GTGGAGGCGTTTCTCAGTGTCCTGTTCTCCCTGCGGGGGCGTACGGCGGTCGTGACCGGGGGAAGCTCGGGTATCGGGCGGTCGATCGCCGATTCGCTGTGCCGCGCCGGTGCGCGGGTGGTGCTCGTGGCCCGTCGCGCGGCGCCCCTGCGGGAGGCGGTGACGGCGCTGCACGGAGCCGGTGGCACAGCCGACTGGATCAGCGGCGACCTCGGCGACCGGGCCGGCACCCATCGGGTTGTCGACATCCTGCTTGAGCGGCACGGCACTCCGGACATCCTGGTCAACGCCGCCGGGATCAACCTCCGACCACACCTCGACCAACTGACCGAACAGGACTGGGACCGCACGATGAGGTTGAACCTCGATGCCCCCTTCGTCCTCGGGCAGCGGCTCGGGCCCGCGATGGCCGCCAACGGGTGGGGACGGATCATCCACATCGCGTCCCAGCAGTCGATCCGGGCCTTCGGCGACAGCGGCGCGTACGGGGTCTCCAAAGCCGCCCTCGCCGGGTTGACCCGCTCCCAGGCGGAGGCCTGGTCCCACCGGGGGGTGTGCGTCAACGCGATCGCGCCGGGCTTCGTGCCCACGCCGTTGACCGAGGCGGTCTTCAGCGACCCGGCACGGGCCGAGGCCATGGCCCGGCGCACCATGATCGGTCGGAACAGCCAGCCGGAGGACCTGGCGGGGATCGCGGTCTTCCTGGCCAGCGACGCCTCGGCCTACGTGACCGGGCAGACTCTCTTCGTCGACGGTGGACTGTCGTCGACGTGA